One Fontisphaera persica DNA window includes the following coding sequences:
- a CDS encoding beta-propeller domain-containing protein, with amino-acid sequence MKLRNRFGCITPWAGGMVFLLASLAMAVPPVPVITGIQPTRTNVLVEVQVPVGLREITVEGRARFGRGNWEPRAVVRTDGSGGKVLVSLPFAKTLEMLRVKARPQPVLPENFYTGQTSFAGPAATEVNTYGGPMIYTSTGMGGIEVRNPGDMDTGSQPREVVESDIWKIRGHTLYYFNQNRGLQVVDIGNPDQPVMRGTLSMPAVGEQMYVLNDTYAVLLARETCESGNYQSGRVVVVNVAGEKPAVVATVAVAGRLQESRLVGSALYVSSSVYRPVTGTTNTQWEYGTMVESFDLANPAQPVRRNQLWYAGQSDDVVTATETFLFVAHRSRENYQRSVLHVVDITAPNGQMQEYVTLQPAGHIKDKFKIYHHAGILTTVAEDWTPTATNRMRTRLETWRLPDPRSAGPIAAAKLGEVVLGYNESLHATRFDGTRAYVVTFFQVDPLWVVDLSDPARPRIAGELEVPGWSTYIEPLGERLVAVGWENNRVAVSLFDVSNPARPRLFNKVLLGEHGSWSEANLDEKAFTVLPTAGLVMVPYGGYLSNGYAQRVQLIDLQATNLVLRGVIEHQMQPRRSALYKERILSISGWELITVDAADRDQPRVTATLELSWPVSRVWVAGAHLLQLFDCRNYYGWEQANQPALRVSTQAEPDQALNMLRLGEWPVAGATLREGRLYVLQTPGGGYGWRWAYVPPAASGEERNFKLSVIDVSALPQLRVLGVYEGNHGRAAYGQQWEPLWLENGLLVWVNTQPLPYYYLMPVLWDGPVTLGRFGFWPGPVYGSGGGEMVAFEVGGAGAPVKWVSTVDLSTNGWLQFSRPVGQGNCIFISHGAQMAPEPVVVPLDYPVGEPVPYAWRVEQKHFLSVVDFTDPLEPVVRAPVNVPGTLLGVSHGGNMVYTTGPHYNAQGVTDYRQYVDAGAYDGTQFHLVASLPLPEQAQQPLVHQGGVFYLEGKYEATQNSTALLGWRLDDQGKWQEWGRLSFSGYPEKLVSLGAWLGVQSQGQISVVEAANALRLVAQSRVQGCFSPMVEYADGNLQSGWFVPLEAYGVLRVLPLAWGGERLAGP; translated from the coding sequence ATGAAACTGCGCAACCGCTTTGGGTGTATCACCCCTTGGGCGGGAGGGATGGTATTTCTCCTGGCCAGCCTGGCAATGGCTGTACCGCCGGTGCCCGTTATCACGGGCATTCAACCCACGCGCACCAATGTGCTGGTGGAAGTGCAGGTGCCGGTTGGCTTACGTGAAATCACGGTGGAGGGCCGCGCTCGCTTTGGCCGTGGCAACTGGGAGCCGCGGGCGGTGGTGCGGACGGATGGCAGCGGGGGGAAGGTGTTGGTTTCCCTGCCGTTTGCCAAGACGCTGGAAATGTTGCGGGTGAAGGCGCGTCCGCAGCCGGTGTTGCCGGAGAACTTTTACACCGGCCAGACGAGCTTCGCCGGGCCGGCGGCCACGGAGGTGAACACCTATGGCGGCCCGATGATTTACACCAGCACGGGCATGGGTGGGATTGAGGTGCGGAATCCGGGCGACATGGATACGGGGAGCCAGCCGCGGGAGGTGGTGGAATCGGATATATGGAAAATCCGCGGCCATACCTTGTATTACTTCAATCAAAATCGCGGATTGCAGGTGGTGGACATTGGCAACCCAGACCAGCCGGTCATGCGGGGCACGTTATCCATGCCGGCGGTGGGGGAGCAGATGTATGTGTTGAATGATACGTACGCCGTCCTGCTGGCGCGCGAGACTTGCGAGAGCGGCAATTACCAGAGCGGGCGGGTGGTGGTGGTCAATGTGGCGGGGGAAAAGCCCGCCGTGGTGGCGACGGTGGCGGTGGCCGGGCGCTTGCAGGAAAGCCGGCTGGTGGGGAGTGCGCTGTATGTGTCGAGCTCGGTGTATCGGCCGGTGACGGGCACCACCAATACGCAGTGGGAATATGGGACGATGGTGGAATCTTTTGACCTGGCCAATCCGGCGCAACCGGTGAGGCGCAACCAGCTCTGGTATGCCGGCCAGAGCGATGATGTGGTGACGGCGACGGAGACTTTCCTGTTTGTGGCCCATCGCAGCCGGGAGAATTACCAGCGGTCGGTGTTGCACGTGGTGGACATCACGGCGCCCAATGGCCAGATGCAGGAGTATGTGACCCTGCAGCCCGCGGGGCACATCAAGGACAAGTTCAAGATATATCATCATGCAGGGATTCTGACGACGGTGGCTGAGGATTGGACGCCCACCGCCACCAACCGGATGCGCACACGCCTGGAGACGTGGCGGCTGCCGGACCCGCGCAGCGCGGGCCCGATTGCCGCGGCCAAGCTGGGGGAGGTGGTGCTGGGCTATAACGAGTCCCTGCACGCGACGCGGTTTGATGGCACGCGGGCGTATGTGGTGACTTTCTTCCAGGTGGATCCGTTGTGGGTGGTGGATTTGTCGGATCCGGCCCGGCCGCGCATCGCGGGGGAGCTGGAGGTGCCGGGGTGGTCCACGTATATTGAGCCGCTGGGCGAGCGGCTGGTGGCGGTGGGATGGGAGAACAACCGGGTGGCGGTGTCATTGTTTGATGTGAGCAATCCGGCGCGGCCGCGGTTGTTCAACAAAGTGTTGCTGGGCGAGCATGGTTCGTGGAGCGAGGCGAATCTGGATGAAAAAGCCTTTACGGTGTTGCCGACAGCAGGGCTGGTAATGGTGCCTTATGGGGGATACCTCTCGAATGGTTATGCGCAGCGGGTGCAGTTGATTGATTTGCAGGCCACCAACCTGGTGCTGCGCGGGGTGATTGAGCATCAAATGCAGCCGCGGCGGTCGGCGCTGTATAAGGAGCGCATCCTGTCCATTTCGGGCTGGGAGCTGATTACGGTGGATGCGGCGGACCGGGACCAGCCGCGGGTGACGGCCACGCTGGAGCTTTCGTGGCCGGTTTCCCGGGTGTGGGTGGCGGGGGCGCATCTGTTGCAACTGTTCGACTGCCGGAATTACTACGGGTGGGAGCAGGCGAATCAACCGGCGTTGCGGGTGTCCACGCAGGCGGAGCCGGACCAAGCGCTTAACATGTTACGGCTGGGCGAGTGGCCGGTGGCTGGCGCGACGCTGCGCGAGGGGCGGCTGTATGTGTTGCAAACGCCGGGGGGTGGGTATGGGTGGCGGTGGGCTTATGTGCCGCCGGCGGCTTCGGGGGAGGAACGCAATTTCAAACTCAGTGTCATTGATGTGTCGGCGTTGCCGCAGCTTCGGGTGTTGGGGGTGTATGAGGGCAATCATGGCCGGGCGGCGTATGGCCAGCAATGGGAGCCGTTGTGGCTGGAGAACGGGTTGCTGGTGTGGGTGAACACGCAGCCGTTGCCCTATTATTACCTCATGCCGGTTTTGTGGGATGGGCCGGTGACGCTGGGCCGCTTTGGGTTCTGGCCCGGGCCGGTGTACGGCAGCGGCGGCGGGGAAATGGTGGCTTTTGAAGTGGGGGGCGCCGGCGCGCCCGTCAAGTGGGTCTCAACGGTGGACTTGAGCACCAACGGCTGGTTGCAGTTCAGCCGTCCGGTGGGGCAGGGCAATTGCATCTTCATCAGCCACGGCGCACAGATGGCGCCGGAGCCGGTGGTGGTGCCGCTGGATTATCCGGTGGGCGAGCCGGTGCCGTATGCGTGGCGGGTGGAGCAAAAGCATTTTCTCTCGGTGGTGGACTTTACGGACCCGTTGGAGCCGGTGGTGCGCGCGCCGGTGAATGTGCCGGGGACGTTGCTGGGGGTCTCGCATGGCGGGAATATGGTTTATACGACAGGCCCACATTACAATGCGCAGGGGGTGACTGACTACCGGCAATATGTGGACGCGGGCGCGTATGACGGCACGCAATTTCATCTGGTGGCCTCGCTGCCGCTGCCGGAGCAGGCCCAGCAACCGTTGGTGCATCAGGGAGGGGTGTTTTATCTGGAGGGGAAATACGAGGCCACCCAAAACAGCACGGCGTTGCTGGGATGGCGGCTGGATGACCAGGGCAAATGGCAGGAGTGGGGCCGGTTGAGTTTCAGCGGGTACCCGGAGAAGCTTGTTTCACTTGGGGCGTGGCTGGGCGTGCAGTCGCAGGGGCAGATTTCAGTGGTGGAGGCGGCCAACGCCTTGCGCCTGGTGGCGCAGAGCCGCGTGCAGGGCTGCTTTTCCCCGATGGTTGAATACGCCGATGGCAATCTGCAAAGCGGCTGGTTTGTGCCGCTGGAGGCCTACGGGGTGCTGCGCGTGCTGCCGCTGGCGTGGGGTGGGGAACGACTGGCCGGGCCTTGA
- a CDS encoding Panacea domain-containing protein, with product MPKELEYYESGDMNLAFAYRKATQALNFFARKSGGRINKLKALKLVFFADRYHLRKYGRALTNDRYLAMNYGPVPSGTKDLAEQSEFLGELEKQYSGRFIRPCREDVHALESIDEVETRVFSQSDLEALEYAWQKFGAADGFRLADLTHEYPEWRKHETALKSGETTRAMMAYDDFLEDPPEGVEPCFALSDEEREWRREMLEEAFHFEAKWR from the coding sequence TTGCCGAAAGAATTAGAGTACTATGAAAGTGGTGATATGAATTTGGCATTTGCATATCGCAAGGCGACACAGGCACTCAATTTTTTTGCGCGCAAGAGCGGTGGCCGGATCAACAAGCTTAAAGCCCTAAAACTTGTTTTTTTTGCCGATCGCTATCACTTGCGAAAATACGGGCGTGCCCTCACCAACGATCGGTACCTGGCCATGAATTACGGGCCTGTGCCCTCTGGGACCAAGGACTTGGCGGAGCAAAGCGAATTTCTGGGTGAGCTGGAAAAGCAATACTCCGGGCGTTTTATCCGTCCCTGCCGGGAAGATGTCCACGCTTTGGAATCCATTGACGAAGTGGAAACCCGTGTCTTCTCGCAATCGGATTTGGAAGCCTTGGAATATGCCTGGCAAAAGTTTGGGGCCGCAGATGGTTTCCGGCTGGCGGATTTGACCCATGAATATCCCGAATGGCGAAAACATGAGACGGCGCTGAAATCGGGAGAGACCACCCGGGCAATGATGGCCTACGATGATTTTTTAGAGGACCCGCCTGAGGGGGTTGAGCCGTGTTTTGCGTTGAGCGACGAAGAACGGGAATGGCGTAGAGAGATGCTCGAGGAAGCTTTCCATTTTGAGGCCAAGTGGAGGTAA
- a CDS encoding acetyl-CoA carboxylase biotin carboxyl carrier protein subunit, which produces MTKRLLITIDGKQYDVLVEVLDDAGRQAVPAPAPAAHAAPPPPPPPPPPPPPAPAPAPVAAPAGASAGPGDIPSPLTGRVVAINVQVGQTVKAGDCVLVLEAMKMNTNVFAPRDGVVKAIKVAVGDAAEEGQPLLTLE; this is translated from the coding sequence ATGACCAAACGATTGCTCATCACCATTGACGGCAAACAATACGATGTGCTGGTGGAAGTCCTCGACGACGCCGGACGCCAGGCCGTGCCTGCCCCGGCACCCGCCGCCCACGCCGCCCCGCCCCCGCCGCCACCACCACCGCCTCCGCCTCCCCCCGCTCCAGCCCCTGCCCCGGTAGCCGCTCCTGCCGGCGCCAGCGCCGGTCCGGGCGACATCCCCAGCCCCCTCACCGGGCGCGTCGTGGCCATCAACGTGCAGGTGGGCCAAACCGTCAAAGCTGGCGACTGCGTCCTCGTGCTGGAAGCCATGAAGATGAACACCAACGTCTTCGCCCCTCGCGACGGTGTGGTCAAGGCCATCAAAGTGGCCGTCGGCGATGCCGCCGAAGAGGGCCAGCCCCTGTTGACGCTGGAATAA
- a CDS encoding acyl-CoA carboxylase subunit beta, whose product MPIDPKLLKNLAHRRAVARAAGGNDKLEARRAKGLMTARDRVEALFQPGTFLEMGQHAQHDCHNFGMDGKPMPGDGVITGVGLVDGRPVAVFSQDFTVGGGALGRIHSRKISDMMEYALRCGMPVVGFNDSGGARIQEGVESLAGYGQVFFRNVLLSGVVPQIAVIAGPCAGGAAYSPALMDFLIMVRKTANMFICGPEVIKAATGQKADLADFATAEAHAAVSGNIHFIAENDAHAVELVRKLLSYLPPNNLMDPPHHPTPVVDMTPDPGMNDLVPSDPKQAYNVLDVITRLVDAGDFFEVAKEFAKNIVVGFARIQGIVVGIVANQPMVKAGTLDIDSSDKAARFIRFCNVFNIPLVTLVDVPGFLPGLQQERGGIIRHGAKMLFAYASATVPKITVIMRKAYGGAYLAMCSQDMGADFVYAWPTAEIAVMGAEGAVKVLYKKEIAAAPDPKAKEAELQAEYRDKFCSPYEAASKAMITDVIEPAETRAAVAMALRNTLSKRETRPPKKHGTIPL is encoded by the coding sequence ATGCCTATTGACCCCAAATTGCTCAAAAACCTGGCCCACCGCCGCGCCGTCGCCCGCGCCGCCGGCGGTAACGACAAACTCGAAGCCCGCCGCGCCAAGGGCCTCATGACCGCCCGCGACCGCGTGGAGGCCCTCTTCCAACCCGGCACCTTCCTCGAAATGGGCCAGCACGCCCAGCACGATTGCCACAACTTCGGCATGGACGGCAAACCCATGCCCGGCGACGGCGTCATCACCGGCGTCGGACTCGTGGACGGCCGGCCCGTGGCCGTCTTCAGCCAGGACTTCACCGTCGGCGGCGGCGCCCTCGGGCGCATCCACTCCCGCAAAATCAGCGACATGATGGAATACGCCCTCCGCTGCGGCATGCCCGTGGTGGGCTTCAACGACTCCGGCGGCGCCCGCATCCAGGAGGGCGTGGAATCCCTCGCCGGCTACGGCCAGGTCTTCTTCCGCAACGTCCTCCTCTCCGGCGTGGTGCCCCAAATCGCCGTCATCGCCGGCCCCTGCGCGGGCGGCGCGGCCTACTCCCCCGCCTTGATGGACTTCCTCATCATGGTCCGCAAAACCGCCAACATGTTCATCTGCGGGCCGGAAGTCATCAAGGCCGCCACCGGCCAGAAGGCCGACCTGGCCGATTTCGCCACGGCCGAGGCCCATGCCGCCGTCAGCGGCAACATCCATTTCATCGCCGAAAACGACGCCCATGCCGTCGAGCTGGTGCGCAAGCTGCTCTCCTACCTCCCCCCCAACAACCTCATGGACCCGCCCCACCATCCCACGCCGGTGGTGGACATGACCCCCGACCCCGGGATGAACGACCTGGTCCCCTCCGACCCCAAGCAGGCCTACAACGTCCTCGACGTCATCACCCGCCTGGTGGATGCCGGCGATTTCTTTGAAGTCGCCAAAGAGTTCGCCAAAAACATCGTGGTCGGCTTTGCCCGCATCCAGGGCATTGTGGTCGGCATTGTGGCCAACCAGCCCATGGTCAAGGCCGGCACCCTGGACATTGACTCCTCCGACAAGGCCGCCCGCTTCATCCGCTTCTGCAACGTCTTCAACATCCCGCTCGTGACCCTCGTGGACGTGCCCGGCTTCCTCCCCGGCCTCCAACAGGAACGCGGCGGCATCATCCGCCACGGCGCCAAGATGCTCTTCGCCTACGCCTCGGCCACCGTGCCCAAAATCACCGTCATCATGCGCAAGGCCTACGGCGGCGCCTACCTCGCCATGTGCAGCCAGGACATGGGCGCCGATTTCGTGTACGCCTGGCCCACCGCCGAAATTGCGGTCATGGGCGCCGAAGGCGCGGTCAAGGTCCTCTACAAAAAGGAAATCGCCGCCGCCCCGGACCCCAAGGCCAAAGAAGCCGAGCTCCAGGCCGAATATCGCGACAAATTCTGCTCGCCTTACGAGGCGGCCTCCAAGGCCATGATTACCGACGTCATTGAACCGGCCGAAACCCGCGCCGCGGTGGCCATGGCCCTCCGCAACACCCTGAGCAAGCGCGAAACCCGGCCGCCCAAAAAACACGGCACCATTCCGCTCTAA
- the mce gene encoding methylmalonyl-CoA epimerase: MIKKIDHLGIAVKNLDEVVNYYEKALGLKCEKREEVASQKVRVAFFSVGEVHIELLEPTDPESPIAKFLEKNPNGGIHHVAFGTDNIEAQLQQAAAAGCKLIHEKPFEGAANKLVAFLHPKSTYGVLTEFCMPKNNGGGGCCCSSH, encoded by the coding sequence ATGATTAAGAAAATTGACCATCTCGGCATCGCGGTCAAAAACCTCGATGAAGTGGTGAACTACTACGAAAAAGCCCTCGGCCTCAAATGCGAAAAACGCGAGGAAGTGGCCTCCCAAAAAGTCCGCGTGGCCTTCTTCAGCGTCGGCGAGGTCCACATTGAATTGCTGGAGCCTACCGACCCCGAAAGCCCCATCGCCAAGTTTCTGGAAAAAAATCCCAACGGCGGCATCCACCATGTCGCCTTTGGCACCGACAACATCGAAGCCCAGTTGCAACAGGCCGCCGCCGCCGGCTGCAAGCTCATCCACGAAAAACCGTTTGAAGGCGCCGCCAACAAGCTGGTGGCCTTCCTCCATCCCAAATCCACCTATGGCGTGCTGACCGAGTTTTGCATGCCCAAAAACAATGGGGGCGGTGGCTGCTGCTGCAGCTCACACTAA
- the meaB gene encoding methylmalonyl Co-A mutase-associated GTPase MeaB: MTTCAEDLPGTPLPSAAHAAPPERLTETLRVLPPVVPPAAPAAAGTPRPRVRRLSVEDYVEGVRRGDRTILARAITLIESSAPAHQTLAQAVLRQLLPHTGKARRIGITGAPGVGKSTFIEAFGCYLCRQGLQVAVLAVDPSSNRAGGSILGDKTRMEQLCRQPKAFIRPSPSGKTLGGVARKTRETMLLCEAAGFDVVLVETVGVGQSEVAVRSMVDFFLLLLLPGAGDELQGIKKGIVENADAVLVTKADGPLRQRAEQTRQEYATALHYLAPATPPWKTPVAACSALTGEGIPAVWDMIQNFYALLEPAGILRQLRQEQSRQWLADLIREELEARFYRLPGMAAARARLEAALLRGEITAPQAAQELLALAEAPAGRSTAPSSPSHGKNEHYD; the protein is encoded by the coding sequence ATGACCACCTGCGCCGAAGACCTGCCGGGGACTCCCCTCCCCTCCGCGGCCCATGCAGCGCCGCCGGAGCGGTTGACGGAGACCCTGCGCGTGTTGCCGCCCGTGGTGCCGCCGGCGGCGCCGGCGGCAGCCGGCACTCCGCGCCCCCGGGTCCGGCGTTTGAGCGTCGAGGATTATGTGGAAGGCGTCCGCCGGGGCGACCGCACCATCCTCGCGCGGGCCATTACGCTTATCGAAAGCTCCGCCCCGGCCCACCAAACCCTCGCGCAAGCCGTGTTGCGCCAGCTCTTGCCCCACACCGGCAAGGCCCGGCGCATCGGCATCACCGGCGCTCCCGGCGTGGGCAAAAGCACCTTTATCGAGGCCTTCGGCTGTTATTTGTGCCGCCAGGGCCTCCAGGTGGCCGTGCTGGCCGTGGACCCCTCCAGCAACCGCGCCGGCGGCAGCATCCTCGGCGACAAAACCCGCATGGAACAGCTCTGCCGCCAGCCCAAAGCCTTCATCCGCCCTTCGCCCTCCGGCAAAACCTTGGGCGGCGTCGCCCGCAAAACCCGCGAAACCATGCTCCTCTGCGAAGCCGCAGGCTTTGACGTCGTGCTCGTGGAAACCGTGGGCGTGGGCCAGAGCGAGGTGGCCGTCCGCTCCATGGTGGATTTTTTCCTGCTCCTGCTGCTGCCGGGCGCGGGCGACGAGCTCCAGGGCATCAAAAAGGGCATCGTGGAAAATGCCGATGCGGTCCTCGTCACCAAGGCCGACGGCCCCCTCCGCCAGCGCGCCGAACAAACCCGCCAGGAATACGCCACCGCCCTGCATTACCTGGCCCCGGCCACCCCGCCGTGGAAAACCCCCGTGGCCGCCTGCTCGGCCTTGACCGGCGAGGGCATCCCCGCCGTCTGGGACATGATTCAGAATTTTTACGCGCTGCTCGAGCCCGCCGGCATCCTCCGGCAATTGCGGCAGGAGCAGTCCCGCCAGTGGCTCGCGGACCTCATCCGCGAAGAATTGGAGGCCCGCTTTTACCGCCTCCCCGGCATGGCCGCCGCCCGCGCGCGGCTCGAAGCCGCCCTGTTGCGCGGCGAAATCACCGCCCCCCAGGCGGCCCAGGAACTTTTGGCGCTGGCCGAGGCCCCCGCAGGCCGCAGCACGGCGCCATCCTCCCCATCCCATGGAAAGAACGAGCACTATGATTAA
- the scpA gene encoding methylmalonyl-CoA mutase — MKTLPDFTQVPFQPPTPAVTFEQWQQQIERETGRPLQELLWQTMEQIEVKPLYTRRDLDAALHLDYLPGLPPFLRGPYASMYVVKPWTVRQYAGFSTAEESNAFYRRNIAAGQQGLSVAFDLPTHRGYDSDHPRAFADVGKAGVAVCSVEDAKILFDGIPLDRISVSMTMNGAVLPIMAFYIVAAEEQGVPMAQLSGTIQNDILKEYLVRNTYIYPPKPSMRIIADIFAFTSKNMPKFNSISISGYHMQEAGATVDLELAYTLADGLEYVRTGLQAGIDIDAFAPRLSFFWAQGKNFFMEVAKMRAARLLWAKLIKQFNPKNPKSMALRTHSQTSGWSLTEQDPFNNVARTCIEAMAAALGHTQSLHTNSLDEAIALPTDFSARIARNTQLFLQEETGICKVIDPWAGSFYVEALTQALMEKAWAHLQEIEALGGMAKAIETGLPKLRIEEAAARRQARIDSGKEIIVGVNAYRLEQSEAIPVLEVDNAAVREAQIKRLAQIRASRNQAKVDAALAALSRAAETGEGNLLELAIAAARERATLGEISAALEKHFGRHKALIRSISGVYTSEYAQPDQLAEVRRRVEAFAQREGRRPRILVAKMGQDGHDRGAKVVATAYADMGFDVDIGPLFQSPEETARMAVENDVHVVGISSLAGGHKALLPELVAELKKLGREDILVVVGGVIPAQDYPFLREHGAAAIFGPGTIITEAAMEILNQLERAHAHTD, encoded by the coding sequence GTGAAAACCTTGCCTGATTTCACCCAAGTACCGTTTCAACCGCCCACCCCCGCGGTCACCTTTGAACAATGGCAGCAGCAAATCGAGCGGGAAACCGGACGCCCGCTCCAGGAGCTGCTCTGGCAGACCATGGAGCAAATCGAGGTCAAACCCCTCTACACCCGCCGCGACCTGGATGCCGCGCTGCACCTCGACTACCTGCCGGGCCTGCCCCCCTTCCTGCGCGGGCCGTATGCCTCCATGTACGTGGTCAAACCGTGGACCGTCCGCCAATACGCCGGCTTCTCCACGGCCGAGGAAAGCAACGCCTTCTACCGCCGCAACATTGCCGCCGGCCAGCAGGGGTTGTCCGTCGCCTTTGACCTGCCCACCCACCGCGGCTACGACTCCGACCACCCCCGCGCTTTCGCCGATGTCGGCAAGGCCGGCGTGGCCGTCTGCAGCGTCGAGGACGCCAAAATCCTCTTTGACGGCATCCCCCTGGACCGCATCTCCGTCTCCATGACCATGAACGGCGCCGTCCTGCCCATCATGGCCTTCTACATCGTGGCGGCGGAGGAGCAGGGCGTCCCCATGGCCCAGCTCTCCGGCACCATCCAGAATGACATCCTGAAGGAATACCTTGTCCGCAACACCTACATCTATCCGCCCAAGCCTTCCATGCGGATTATTGCGGACATCTTCGCCTTCACCTCCAAAAACATGCCCAAGTTCAACTCCATCTCCATCTCCGGCTACCACATGCAAGAGGCCGGAGCCACGGTGGACCTGGAGCTGGCCTACACTCTGGCCGACGGCCTCGAATACGTCCGCACCGGCCTCCAGGCGGGCATTGATATTGATGCGTTTGCCCCGCGCCTCTCATTCTTCTGGGCCCAGGGCAAAAACTTCTTCATGGAAGTGGCCAAAATGCGCGCCGCGCGCCTCCTCTGGGCCAAACTCATCAAGCAGTTCAACCCGAAGAATCCCAAATCCATGGCCCTCCGCACCCACTCCCAGACCTCGGGCTGGAGTTTGACGGAGCAGGACCCCTTCAACAACGTGGCCCGCACCTGCATCGAAGCCATGGCCGCCGCCCTCGGCCACACCCAGTCCCTGCACACCAACTCGCTGGACGAAGCCATCGCGCTGCCCACCGATTTCTCCGCGCGCATTGCCCGCAACACCCAGCTCTTCCTCCAGGAGGAGACCGGCATCTGCAAGGTCATTGACCCCTGGGCCGGCTCCTTCTACGTCGAGGCCCTCACCCAGGCCCTCATGGAAAAAGCCTGGGCGCACCTCCAGGAAATCGAAGCCCTCGGCGGCATGGCCAAAGCCATCGAAACCGGCCTGCCCAAACTGCGCATCGAGGAGGCCGCCGCCCGCCGCCAGGCCCGCATTGACTCCGGCAAGGAAATCATCGTCGGCGTCAACGCCTACCGCCTGGAACAATCCGAAGCCATCCCCGTGCTGGAAGTGGACAATGCCGCCGTGCGCGAGGCCCAAATCAAGCGCCTGGCCCAAATCCGCGCCTCCCGCAACCAGGCCAAAGTGGACGCCGCCCTCGCCGCCCTCTCCCGCGCCGCCGAAACCGGCGAAGGCAACCTCCTGGAGCTGGCCATCGCCGCCGCCCGCGAGCGCGCCACCCTCGGCGAAATCTCGGCCGCCCTTGAAAAACACTTCGGCCGCCACAAGGCCCTCATCCGCTCCATCTCCGGCGTGTACACCTCCGAGTATGCCCAGCCGGACCAGCTCGCCGAAGTGCGCCGCCGCGTCGAGGCCTTTGCCCAGCGTGAAGGCCGCCGCCCGCGCATCCTCGTCGCCAAAATGGGCCAGGACGGCCACGACCGCGGCGCCAAGGTGGTGGCCACCGCCTATGCCGACATGGGCTTTGATGTGGACATTGGGCCGCTGTTCCAGTCGCCGGAGGAAACCGCCCGCATGGCGGTCGAAAACGATGTCCACGTCGTGGGCATCAGCTCCCTCGCCGGCGGCCACAAGGCCCTCCTCCCCGAACTGGTGGCCGAATTGAAAAAACTCGGCCGCGAGGACATTCTGGTGGTGGTGGGCGGCGTCATCCCCGCGCAGGATTATCCCTTCTTGCGCGAACACGGCGCAGCCGCCATCTTTGGCCCGGGCACCATCATCACCGAGGCCGCCATGGAAATCCTGAACCAGCTCGAACGCGCCCACGCTCACACGGACTAA